A window of the Motilibacter rhizosphaerae genome harbors these coding sequences:
- a CDS encoding sigma-70 family RNA polymerase sigma factor → MASPAPPPEESVSAADTLLALALVRASDGDAEAFAEVYRLMHAPIRRVAGLILQDEHLAEEVAQEVLIEVWQYARRFEPRTGQARSWIMTIARRRSIDRVRAVEAARRRDQDELDARHLLAEHHDVADLVARRWMEQRVRAQLTVLTQLQKQALVLAFYGNHSYSSVARVLGIPVATAKSRVRDALLRLARELEGLDEE, encoded by the coding sequence ATGGCCAGTCCAGCCCCGCCGCCCGAGGAGTCCGTCAGCGCAGCGGACACCCTGCTCGCGCTGGCGCTCGTCCGTGCCAGCGACGGGGACGCGGAAGCCTTCGCCGAGGTCTACCGACTGATGCACGCGCCCATCCGCAGGGTCGCCGGACTGATCCTCCAGGACGAGCACCTCGCCGAGGAGGTGGCCCAGGAGGTCCTGATCGAGGTCTGGCAGTACGCCCGCCGCTTCGAGCCCCGGACCGGTCAAGCACGTTCGTGGATCATGACCATCGCCCGCCGCCGCTCCATCGACCGCGTCCGCGCGGTCGAGGCTGCGCGACGCCGCGACCAGGACGAGCTCGACGCGCGCCATCTGCTCGCAGAGCACCACGACGTCGCGGACCTCGTCGCTCGCCGTTGGATGGAGCAGCGCGTCCGTGCCCAGCTCACCGTGCTCACCCAGCTCCAGAAGCAGGCTCTGGTCCTGGCGTTCTACGGGAACCACAGCTACTCCTCGGTCGCACGAGTCCTCGGCATCCCCGTGGCGACGGCGAAGAGCCGCGTCCGGGACGCGCTCCTGCGCCTCGCTCGGGAGCTCGAGGGCCTCGACGAGGAGTAG
- a CDS encoding methyl-accepting chemotaxis protein encodes MWRKRQAQVVEVAAPRDVEALERVLLAFSTGLVNAQDARVKGTDALVDSLGLAYGARWVPTPAGEYELAYETGELLPAMAAAAGGARVLGPDAGLLGTALQRRKPVIVADPQEGSHCLRWRAAHDAGALEGAVIPMYDDGEVVGVIEFYSRRPLPAFGSDKWEAIARIAAMARKQAMGAAALQETLDDRQAVTTVVSQVGDAPNAQAALRLALESVRSAFGWAYGSFWRLDQAEGVLRFELESGTAGEEFREVTLAASFAEGVGLSGRAWRARDLVFVSDLAEVPDCVRAPAAQRAGVKSGVCFPVLDGDRIIGTMDFFVTETIELSQSRAAALRNVQQLVSQRLTVLHRADADAESARLLLETVAELRAATEDAGRVAATAGARAGAMTSEVESLSTASAAIEDVIRLITGIAEQTNLLALNATIEAARAGEVGRGFAVVANEVKDLARETAEATRRVADQVAAIQASSGTVASGIHATSETISELDAVQARIADVLHRQVSMAGAFER; translated from the coding sequence ATGTGGCGCAAGCGGCAGGCGCAGGTCGTCGAGGTGGCGGCCCCGCGGGACGTGGAGGCGCTCGAGCGCGTGCTGCTCGCGTTCAGCACGGGGCTGGTGAACGCCCAGGACGCCCGCGTGAAGGGGACGGACGCGCTGGTCGACTCCCTCGGGCTGGCGTACGGCGCGCGCTGGGTGCCGACGCCGGCGGGGGAGTACGAGCTGGCGTACGAGACCGGTGAGCTGCTGCCGGCCATGGCGGCCGCCGCGGGTGGTGCGCGCGTGCTCGGCCCCGACGCGGGCCTGCTCGGCACCGCGCTCCAGCGGCGCAAGCCGGTCATCGTCGCGGACCCCCAGGAGGGGTCGCACTGCCTGCGCTGGCGCGCCGCGCACGACGCAGGCGCGCTCGAGGGCGCGGTGATCCCGATGTACGACGACGGCGAGGTCGTCGGGGTCATCGAGTTCTACAGCCGCCGCCCGCTCCCGGCGTTCGGCAGTGACAAGTGGGAGGCGATCGCGCGCATCGCGGCGATGGCCCGCAAGCAGGCGATGGGGGCTGCGGCGCTGCAGGAGACCCTCGACGACCGGCAGGCGGTCACCACCGTCGTGAGCCAGGTCGGTGACGCGCCGAACGCCCAGGCTGCGCTGCGGCTCGCGCTGGAGTCCGTCCGCAGCGCCTTCGGCTGGGCGTACGGGTCGTTCTGGCGCCTCGACCAGGCCGAGGGGGTCCTCCGCTTCGAGCTCGAGTCGGGGACCGCGGGTGAGGAGTTCCGCGAGGTCACGCTCGCCGCGTCCTTCGCCGAGGGCGTCGGGCTGTCCGGTCGTGCGTGGCGTGCGCGCGACCTGGTCTTCGTGAGCGACCTCGCGGAGGTGCCGGACTGCGTGCGCGCCCCCGCTGCCCAACGGGCCGGGGTGAAGTCCGGGGTCTGCTTCCCGGTCCTCGACGGTGACCGCATCATCGGGACGATGGACTTCTTCGTCACGGAGACCATCGAGCTGTCCCAGTCGCGCGCCGCGGCGCTGCGCAACGTGCAGCAGCTCGTGTCGCAGCGCCTGACGGTGCTGCACAGGGCGGACGCGGACGCGGAGAGCGCCCGGCTGCTGCTCGAGACGGTCGCGGAGCTGCGGGCGGCGACTGAGGACGCCGGGCGGGTCGCGGCCACGGCCGGCGCCCGTGCCGGGGCGATGACGAGCGAGGTGGAGTCGCTGAGCACCGCCTCGGCGGCGATCGAGGACGTCATCAGGCTCATCACCGGCATCGCCGAGCAGACCAACCTGCTCGCCCTCAACGCGACCATCGAGGCCGCGCGTGCCGGCGAGGTCGGCCGGGGCTTCGCGGTCGTCGCCAACGAGGTCAAGGACCTGGCCCGCGAGACCGCAGAGGCCACCCGTCGGGTCGCCGACCAGGTCGCCGCGATCCAGGCCAGCAGCGGCACGGTCGCCTCGGGCATCCACGCGACGAGCGAGACGATCAGCGAGCTCGACGCCGTGCAGGCACGCATCGCCGACGTGCTGCACCGCCAGGTGTCGATGGCCGGCGCGTTCGAGCGCTGA
- a CDS encoding alpha/beta fold hydrolase: MPYVNVGTENSGLVELFYEDHGDGRPVVLIHGYPLDGRSWEKQLPALLQAGHRVITYDRRGFGQSSQPTSGYDYDTFAADLDALLTHLDLHDAVLVGFSMGTGEVTRYLGRYGSARVSKVALLAALQPFLLQTDDNPAGVDGSVFDGILEAVTKDRYAYFDEFFTAFYNTDETLGSRLSEPALRASWATAARASAVASVACVPTWTTDFRADVAAVDVPTLVLHGTGDRILPIDATARQLRALLPDATYVEVDGAPHGLLWTHHVEVTQALLAFLAA; the protein is encoded by the coding sequence ATGCCCTACGTCAACGTCGGGACCGAGAACAGCGGCCTGGTCGAGCTGTTCTACGAGGACCACGGCGACGGCCGCCCCGTCGTGCTCATCCACGGCTACCCCCTCGACGGCCGATCGTGGGAGAAGCAGCTCCCCGCCCTGCTGCAGGCCGGCCACCGTGTCATCACCTACGACCGCCGCGGTTTCGGCCAGTCGAGCCAGCCCACCAGCGGCTACGACTACGACACCTTCGCCGCCGATCTCGACGCGCTGCTCACCCACCTCGACCTGCACGACGCGGTGCTCGTGGGGTTCTCCATGGGCACCGGCGAGGTCACCCGCTACCTCGGGCGCTACGGCTCCGCCCGCGTCAGCAAGGTGGCACTCCTCGCTGCGCTGCAGCCGTTCCTGCTGCAGACCGACGACAATCCCGCCGGCGTCGACGGGAGCGTCTTCGACGGCATCCTCGAGGCGGTCACGAAGGACAGGTACGCCTACTTCGACGAGTTCTTCACCGCCTTCTACAACACCGACGAGACCCTCGGGAGCCGGCTGAGCGAGCCCGCCCTGCGTGCGTCGTGGGCCACCGCGGCCCGCGCGTCCGCGGTCGCGTCGGTCGCGTGCGTCCCGACCTGGACCACCGACTTCCGCGCGGACGTCGCTGCCGTCGACGTCCCGACCCTCGTCCTGCACGGAACGGGCGACCGCATCCTGCCCATCGACGCCACCGCCCGGCAGCTGCGCGCGCTGCTGCCTGACGCGACGTACGTCGAGGTCGACGGCGCGCCGCACGGGCTGCTCTGGACCCACCACGTCGAGGTCACCCAGGCGCTGCTCGCCTTCCTAGCGGCCTGA
- a CDS encoding alpha/beta fold hydrolase yields MSVVHHRTVQIDGHEVFYREAGHPDGPTILLLHGFPTSSSMFRRLITLLARDYHVIAPDHVGFGRSAAPAVTEFAYSFDALARITSGLLDQLGVNRYAIYVQDYGAPVGWRLALEHPDRITAIVTQNGNGYTDGFVEEFWAPVWTYAADPGPDTEPAVRAALGVEAIRWQYLHGVPDPSVVDPDTWDHAAALVSRPGNDQVQLALFRDYATNPPLYPRLHEFLRTSGVPVLAVWGRNDEIFGPAGATAFARDAADAEIHLVDGGHFLLESHLDVVAGYLQGFLGRVLH; encoded by the coding sequence ATGAGCGTCGTCCACCACCGCACGGTGCAGATCGACGGCCACGAGGTGTTCTACCGGGAGGCCGGGCATCCCGACGGGCCGACGATCCTGCTGCTGCACGGCTTCCCGACCAGCTCGTCCATGTTCCGGCGCCTGATAACGCTGCTTGCCCGCGACTACCACGTCATCGCACCGGACCACGTGGGCTTCGGTCGCTCCGCGGCTCCTGCGGTGACCGAGTTCGCATACTCCTTCGACGCGCTCGCGCGCATCACCTCGGGGCTGCTGGACCAGCTGGGCGTGAACCGCTACGCGATCTACGTCCAGGACTACGGCGCGCCCGTCGGCTGGCGCCTGGCGCTCGAGCACCCTGACCGCATCACGGCCATCGTCACGCAGAACGGCAACGGCTACACGGACGGTTTCGTCGAGGAGTTCTGGGCTCCGGTGTGGACGTACGCCGCGGACCCGGGCCCGGACACCGAGCCGGCCGTCCGGGCCGCGCTCGGGGTCGAGGCCATCCGCTGGCAGTACCTCCACGGCGTACCCGACCCCAGCGTGGTCGACCCCGACACCTGGGACCACGCCGCCGCGCTCGTCTCCCGGCCGGGCAACGACCAGGTGCAGCTCGCCCTCTTCCGCGACTACGCGACCAACCCTCCGCTCTACCCGCGGCTGCACGAGTTCCTGCGCACCAGCGGCGTACCCGTGCTCGCTGTCTGGGGCCGCAATGACGAGATCTTCGGTCCTGCAGGCGCTACTGCCTTCGCGCGCGATGCTGCCGATGCCGAGATCCACCTCGTGGACGGCGGCCACTTCCTGCTCGAGAGCCACCTCGACGTCGTCGCTGGCTATCTGCAGGGCTTCCTCGGCCGCGTCCTGCACTAG
- a CDS encoding NADPH-dependent F420 reductase → MSTIAVLGRGRVGGTLATALGGAGHHVLSAGREPGAASAAAGAASIVINATPGAGALDLLTGLRDELRGTLLVDVSNATVDGPDGLPGDLVYPGSSLAEHLHDALPETQVVKTLNTMLFPVMAAPALLAQPPTAFLSGDDDEAKGVVRDLLVDLTWRPEWILDLGGIRTARATEAAILFVPHVIRAQGFVPFAVSVAR, encoded by the coding sequence ATGAGCACCATCGCCGTCCTCGGAAGGGGTCGCGTCGGCGGGACCCTCGCCACCGCGCTCGGCGGCGCCGGCCACCACGTGCTCAGCGCCGGCCGCGAGCCGGGGGCGGCCTCCGCGGCAGCCGGTGCTGCGAGCATCGTCATCAACGCCACTCCTGGCGCGGGTGCCCTCGACCTGCTGACCGGACTGCGCGACGAGCTGCGCGGGACGCTCCTCGTCGACGTCTCGAACGCCACGGTCGACGGTCCGGACGGGCTCCCCGGCGACCTGGTCTACCCGGGCTCGAGCCTGGCCGAGCACCTACACGATGCGCTCCCGGAGACGCAGGTGGTGAAGACGCTCAACACCATGCTCTTCCCGGTGATGGCGGCACCGGCGCTGCTCGCGCAGCCGCCGACGGCCTTCCTGTCGGGCGACGACGACGAGGCGAAGGGCGTCGTCCGCGACCTGCTCGTCGACCTCACCTGGCGGCCGGAGTGGATCCTCGACCTCGGCGGCATCCGCACCGCCCGCGCCACCGAGGCCGCGATCCTCTTCGTCCCCCACGTCATCCGCGCGCAGGGGTTCGTGCCGTTCGCCGTCTCCGTCGCGCGGTAG
- a CDS encoding inositol monophosphatase family protein, whose protein sequence is MAETTHSDAELLPETVAAVRAAGDVLRARYDPTTTVRYASRDELAAALADNDQAALEVLRPRLSALRPGASWVEGELDGGALPEGEWWLVDPAEGNVNHLHGLTDWAVTATLVRDNLPVITVVHLPLTGQTATAVAGGGAYLDGRALQVSSTSSLGLGIVATSQARPDEDPDVVSRVAASIATMLEEALVVRVSVPATLHLLAVASGRVDAFWQYAGARADLLPGALLVSESGGRISDAAGGPWTTGSASFLAAAPGVHSTAAEALQAAVGTQRQQGGSS, encoded by the coding sequence ATGGCAGAGACCACGCACTCCGACGCGGAGCTGCTCCCCGAGACCGTGGCGGCCGTACGCGCCGCCGGCGACGTGCTGCGCGCGCGCTACGACCCGACCACCACCGTGCGGTACGCGTCACGCGACGAGCTCGCGGCGGCACTCGCCGACAACGACCAGGCCGCGCTCGAGGTCCTGCGCCCCAGGCTGTCCGCACTGCGGCCCGGCGCGAGCTGGGTGGAGGGCGAGCTCGACGGTGGCGCGCTCCCGGAGGGCGAGTGGTGGCTCGTCGACCCGGCCGAGGGCAACGTCAACCACCTCCACGGGCTGACCGACTGGGCGGTCACCGCCACGCTCGTCCGCGACAACCTCCCCGTCATCACCGTGGTCCACCTCCCCCTGACCGGGCAGACCGCCACCGCGGTCGCGGGCGGCGGCGCGTACCTCGACGGGCGGGCGCTGCAGGTGTCCAGCACCTCGAGTCTCGGACTCGGCATCGTGGCCACCAGCCAGGCCCGCCCAGACGAGGACCCCGACGTGGTCTCGCGCGTCGCGGCCTCCATCGCCACGATGCTGGAGGAAGCGCTGGTAGTGCGTGTGTCCGTACCGGCGACGCTCCACCTGCTCGCGGTGGCGTCCGGTCGCGTCGACGCGTTCTGGCAGTACGCCGGCGCCCGCGCCGACCTGCTGCCCGGGGCACTGCTCGTCAGCGAGTCGGGAGGACGCATCTCCGACGCAGCAGGCGGACCGTGGACGACAGGGAGCGCCAGCTTCCTCGCAGCAGCACCAGGAGTGCACTCCACAGCGGCCGAGGCACTCCAGGCTGCGGTCGGCACGCAGCGGCAGCAGGGCGGGAGCTCATGA
- a CDS encoding LysR family transcriptional regulator, which yields MDLNLLVALDALLEEGSVQGAADRLHLTQPAMSRALARLRRATGDEILVRTGRTMTPTPRAVELREQVGDLVARARDVLSPVREVDLAALTRVFTVQGHDALVAALAPALVQALSDEAPRAAVRFLGEAPADTPGLARGQVDLEVGAGTSRGPDLRQEVVGEDRVVLVMRAGHRLSRGRLTPARLVTARHLSVSRRGHLTGAVDEALLTQGLRREVLAALPTSGAALTTVASSDAVAVVAERLCGPLISALGLTVRTLPLDLPPAPVVLAWHRRFDADPAHRWLRDHARTALVAALEG from the coding sequence GTGGACCTGAACCTGCTCGTGGCCCTCGACGCGCTGCTGGAGGAGGGCAGCGTGCAGGGCGCCGCGGACCGCCTGCACCTGACCCAGCCGGCGATGAGCCGCGCGCTCGCGCGCCTGCGCAGGGCGACGGGGGACGAGATCCTGGTGCGCACAGGGCGGACGATGACCCCGACCCCGCGCGCCGTGGAGCTGCGCGAGCAGGTCGGCGACCTGGTGGCCCGGGCGCGGGACGTGCTCAGCCCGGTGCGGGAGGTCGACCTCGCCGCGCTCACGCGCGTCTTCACCGTGCAGGGGCACGACGCGCTGGTCGCCGCGCTCGCCCCCGCTCTGGTGCAGGCGCTCTCGGACGAGGCTCCTCGTGCCGCCGTGCGCTTCCTGGGCGAGGCGCCCGCCGACACCCCTGGTCTCGCCCGCGGGCAGGTCGACCTCGAGGTCGGGGCGGGGACCTCCAGGGGGCCGGACCTGCGCCAGGAGGTGGTCGGTGAGGACCGCGTCGTCCTCGTCATGCGCGCGGGTCACCGGCTGAGCCGCGGGAGACTGACCCCGGCACGCCTCGTCACCGCCCGGCACCTGAGCGTCTCGCGCCGGGGACACCTCACCGGCGCCGTGGACGAGGCTCTGCTCACGCAGGGGCTGCGCCGCGAGGTCCTCGCCGCGCTCCCCACGAGCGGAGCGGCGCTCACCACGGTCGCGAGCAGCGACGCGGTGGCCGTCGTCGCCGAGCGGCTCTGCGGCCCCCTCATCAGCGCCCTCGGGCTGACCGTGCGCACGCTGCCGCTCGACCTCCCGCCGGCGCCCGTCGTCCTCGCGTGGCACCGCCGGTTCGACGCCGACCCCGCCCACCGCTGGCTGCGGGACCACGCGCGTACGGCGCTGGTCGCCGCGCTCGAGGGGTAG
- a CDS encoding VOC family protein — protein sequence MGEDSEGRAATAVVSVMLIVPDADAAVAWYQTALGATVLWDLGGVAGLELGGAAFFLHEAGPDSATETSPDRASARSTRVELFVDDPDAVVESALAAGASTVSPVEDHAVPWGTHRQGGFTDPYGHRWSVGDRSPLRGSSR from the coding sequence ATGGGTGAGGACTCCGAGGGCCGAGCCGCGACAGCGGTGGTCTCCGTCATGCTCATCGTCCCCGACGCGGACGCCGCCGTCGCGTGGTACCAGACCGCCCTCGGCGCGACCGTGCTGTGGGACCTCGGCGGTGTCGCCGGCCTCGAGCTCGGCGGCGCGGCCTTCTTCCTCCACGAAGCCGGCCCTGACAGCGCCACCGAGACCAGCCCTGACCGCGCGAGTGCCAGGAGCACGCGCGTCGAGCTGTTCGTCGACGATCCCGACGCCGTGGTCGAGAGCGCTCTGGCGGCGGGGGCGAGCACGGTGTCGCCGGTCGAGGACCACGCCGTGCCGTGGGGGACGCACCGGCAGGGCGGCTTCACCGACCCGTACGGTCACCGCTGGTCGGTGGGCGACCGTTCACCGCTGCGCGGCTCCTCCCGGTAG
- a CDS encoding alpha/beta hydrolase — translation MTTSTKNALVAAGAAVSVALLGGATAASGATTSSTATAAPAASASPGTGWAGVTREPVSIAMGQGWTAGGELDYPAGATGRLPVLVLLHGSGHNDRDQTLPGGAGSTFVPIAQAAVAKGYAVLRFDKRGVTGVGPVLSTDAAQLAPARPYRRIVEDAAAVVRFAARSPHVDPSKIFLLGHSEGTQVASNLAAHPGTYGIPRPAGVVEMGVVGIEVEQLITFQVFGVKLARLHEQFDVDGDGTLTYREAVGGLVGQSRANRALLRPVLLRGSRVNPTTDRNHDGRISIDGEVGPVLRKAAGVDRYPDLTGVDAATRSYLADIARYPTAAQELPRYGGPVLLLNGQDDIQTPVRAAIVTDAALSAARVEDHTLITYVGTAHTMNRTPKLDPKYGPPDTSVVADISRWLEAHR, via the coding sequence ATGACCACTTCCACGAAGAACGCCCTGGTAGCAGCGGGTGCCGCCGTCTCGGTCGCGCTCCTCGGGGGCGCGACAGCCGCGTCGGGAGCCACCACCTCGTCGACGGCCACCGCTGCGCCGGCGGCGTCCGCCAGCCCTGGCACGGGCTGGGCCGGCGTCACCCGCGAGCCCGTATCCATCGCGATGGGCCAGGGCTGGACCGCGGGCGGCGAGCTCGACTACCCCGCCGGCGCCACTGGTCGCCTGCCGGTGCTCGTGCTCCTGCACGGCAGCGGTCACAACGACCGCGACCAGACGCTGCCCGGAGGCGCGGGCTCGACGTTCGTCCCCATCGCGCAGGCCGCCGTCGCGAAGGGGTACGCGGTGCTGCGGTTCGACAAGCGCGGCGTCACCGGGGTGGGGCCGGTGCTGAGCACGGACGCGGCACAGCTGGCGCCAGCGCGTCCGTACCGCCGGATCGTGGAGGACGCGGCGGCCGTCGTGCGCTTCGCCGCGCGCTCGCCGCACGTCGACCCCTCGAAGATCTTCCTGCTGGGGCACAGCGAGGGCACGCAGGTCGCGAGCAACCTCGCCGCGCACCCGGGGACCTACGGCATCCCGAGGCCTGCGGGCGTCGTCGAGATGGGTGTCGTGGGGATCGAGGTCGAGCAGCTCATCACGTTCCAGGTCTTCGGGGTCAAGCTCGCGCGGCTGCACGAGCAGTTCGACGTCGACGGCGACGGGACCCTGACGTACCGCGAGGCCGTGGGCGGGCTCGTCGGCCAGTCGCGGGCGAACCGCGCGCTCCTTCGCCCGGTCCTGCTCAGGGGTAGCCGCGTCAACCCGACCACCGACCGCAACCACGACGGCCGCATCAGCATCGACGGGGAGGTCGGTCCGGTGCTGCGCAAGGCCGCCGGCGTGGACCGCTACCCGGACCTCACCGGCGTCGACGCGGCCACCCGCAGCTACCTCGCCGACATCGCGAGGTACCCGACAGCGGCGCAGGAACTGCCGCGCTACGGCGGACCCGTCCTGCTGCTCAACGGCCAGGACGACATCCAGACACCCGTACGCGCCGCCATCGTCACCGACGCTGCGCTCAGTGCGGCCCGCGTCGAGGACCACACGCTCATCACCTACGTGGGCACGGCCCACACGATGAACCGGACGCCGAAGCTCGACCCGAAGTACGGCCCGCCGGACACCAGTGTCGTGGCCGACATCTCCCGCTGGCTCGAGGCGCACCGCTGA
- a CDS encoding response regulator transcription factor has protein sequence MRIVIADDDALLREGLALLLRAESLEVVATAEAAEPFLAAVDEHRPDVAIVDVRMPPTHTDEGIAAAVEARRRQPGLAVLVLSAYVEQAFARELLVGGAAGLGYLLKERVGRVEAFLSALHRVASGGTAIDPDVVAQLLTAHRTDDGLARLTARELEVLDLMAQGLGNTAIAATLIVSEGAVHKHIRSIFAKLDLSPTEQVDRRVTAVLRYLEHVRSS, from the coding sequence GTGCGGATCGTGATCGCGGACGATGACGCCCTCCTGCGTGAGGGACTCGCGCTGCTGCTGCGGGCGGAGTCGCTCGAGGTCGTGGCCACGGCCGAGGCCGCCGAGCCCTTCCTCGCCGCGGTCGACGAGCACCGGCCCGACGTGGCCATCGTCGACGTGCGCATGCCGCCGACCCACACCGACGAGGGCATCGCCGCCGCCGTCGAGGCCCGGCGCCGCCAGCCGGGCCTCGCCGTGCTCGTGCTGTCGGCGTACGTCGAGCAGGCCTTCGCCCGCGAGCTGCTCGTCGGCGGAGCGGCGGGACTCGGCTACCTGCTCAAGGAGCGGGTGGGCCGCGTCGAGGCGTTCCTCTCGGCCCTGCACCGCGTCGCCTCCGGCGGCACCGCCATCGACCCCGACGTCGTGGCGCAGCTGCTCACCGCCCACCGGACCGACGACGGGCTCGCGCGGCTCACCGCGCGGGAGCTCGAGGTCCTCGACCTCATGGCCCAGGGTCTCGGCAATACCGCCATCGCCGCCACCCTCATCGTGAGCGAAGGTGCTGTGCACAAGCACATCCGCAGCATCTTCGCCAAGCTCGACCTCTCACCGACGGAGCAGGTCGACCGCCGCGTCACCGCCGTCCTGCGCTACCTCGAGCACGTCCGCAGCAGCTGA
- a CDS encoding sensor histidine kinase — translation MPQGRRPDVGESGRTGRSRAYARTVGAAGEALESLEQVAGALVTAVLALVVLLWLAICAVLSIVGVGLLLLPRALAGVHVAADRERLRLRRAGSELPDLPPPPPGLRDALADPGTRRELRWLLGHATGGLLLAGLGLLLPVSALRDITLPLWWRAFPDGSVTPTLSFWTVHDGWGALAALLLGLGWLALSVGLTPVMARWMVRRGLRLLSADPTADLTLRVAQLSATRAAALDAHATELRRIERALHDGTQNRLVAVTVLLGAARRAAQRDPVAADGILEKAQAAAEDALAELRVVARSILPPVLADRGLEGALHGLATTSAVPCTVTVDVEGRCAAAVEATAYFVVAEALTNASRHSGASHVDVELRRTGDLLRLRVIDDGAGGADEDAGTGIAGMRRRIAALDGTLSLTSPVGGPTTLEVELPCGS, via the coding sequence GTGCCGCAGGGCAGACGGCCGGACGTCGGTGAGAGCGGCCGGACGGGCCGCTCGCGTGCGTACGCGCGGACGGTCGGAGCCGCGGGAGAGGCGCTCGAGTCGCTCGAGCAGGTTGCCGGCGCGCTCGTCACAGCCGTCCTGGCGCTCGTCGTGCTGCTGTGGCTGGCCATCTGCGCGGTGCTGTCGATCGTCGGCGTCGGGCTCCTCCTCCTGCCGCGCGCGCTGGCCGGCGTGCACGTCGCGGCGGACCGCGAGCGGCTGCGGCTGCGCCGGGCCGGTTCCGAGCTCCCCGACCTGCCGCCACCCCCGCCGGGTCTCCGGGACGCCCTCGCGGACCCGGGTACGCGGCGGGAGCTCCGCTGGCTCCTCGGGCATGCGACCGGCGGCCTGCTGCTCGCCGGGCTCGGGCTGCTGCTGCCGGTCTCCGCGCTGCGCGACATCACGCTCCCCCTGTGGTGGCGGGCGTTCCCCGACGGCTCGGTCACTCCCACGCTGAGCTTCTGGACGGTGCACGACGGGTGGGGAGCCCTCGCTGCCCTGCTGCTCGGCCTGGGCTGGCTGGCCCTCAGCGTCGGGCTCACGCCCGTGATGGCGCGGTGGATGGTGCGGAGGGGGCTGCGGCTGCTGTCCGCCGACCCTACGGCGGACCTCACCCTCCGGGTCGCCCAGCTGTCGGCGACCCGGGCCGCGGCCCTGGACGCGCACGCGACGGAGCTGCGCAGGATCGAGCGCGCGCTCCACGACGGCACGCAGAACCGCCTCGTGGCGGTGACCGTGCTGCTGGGCGCCGCGCGTCGGGCGGCGCAGCGGGACCCGGTCGCGGCCGACGGGATCCTCGAGAAGGCGCAGGCAGCAGCGGAGGACGCGCTCGCCGAGCTCCGCGTCGTGGCCCGCAGCATCCTCCCTCCCGTGCTCGCCGACCGCGGCCTGGAGGGGGCGCTCCACGGCCTCGCGACGACCAGCGCGGTCCCCTGCACGGTGACCGTGGACGTCGAGGGGCGGTGCGCGGCGGCGGTGGAGGCCACTGCGTACTTCGTCGTGGCGGAGGCCCTGACGAACGCCTCCCGCCACAGCGGCGCTTCGCACGTCGACGTGGAGCTGCGGCGCACGGGGGATCTGCTGCGGCTGCGGGTCATCGACGACGGCGCCGGCGGTGCCGACGAGGACGCCGGCACCGGCATCGCCGGCATGCGCCGGAGGATCGCCGCGCTGGACGGCACTCTCTCGCTCACGAGCCCGGTCGGCGGGCCCACCACCCTGGAGGTCGAGCTCCCGTGCGGATCGTGA
- a CDS encoding helix-turn-helix domain-containing protein, with protein MGIGQAGAGIWQVPYAPPGILRLPVELLSFRQLRAMDPGGRRRRPQRPAFHVLALVESGSGAHRADFVDHPLGPRTVVHLRPGVVHQWSDVDAVDGLLVLFTPAAADLPSAYGPASSTSRADDAEWRLLRAATAHLRREWEAARTTPAPSGILEHTLAALVLRADALGSAVAPGEEHAVFRSYREAVEEHFRQWRQVSDYASSLGWSPRTLSRATRAAAGVGAKRFLDQRVALEAKRLLAHTDMTVAQCAAALGFSQPAGFTAFFTAHTGLAPRPWRERERGDTQGIDARLG; from the coding sequence ATGGGAATCGGTCAGGCTGGTGCCGGCATCTGGCAGGTGCCGTACGCCCCGCCCGGGATCCTCCGGCTGCCGGTCGAGCTCCTGTCGTTCCGGCAGCTGCGCGCCATGGACCCGGGCGGACGACGCCGGCGCCCGCAACGGCCCGCGTTCCACGTGCTCGCGCTCGTCGAGAGCGGGTCCGGCGCGCACCGCGCCGACTTCGTGGACCACCCGCTCGGACCGAGGACCGTCGTGCACCTGCGTCCTGGCGTCGTGCACCAGTGGAGCGATGTCGATGCCGTGGACGGGCTGCTGGTCCTGTTCACCCCAGCCGCCGCCGACCTCCCTTCGGCGTACGGGCCAGCCAGCAGCACGTCCCGGGCCGACGACGCCGAGTGGAGGCTGCTGCGCGCTGCCACGGCGCACCTGCGGCGCGAGTGGGAGGCCGCGCGGACAACGCCCGCGCCGAGCGGCATCCTCGAGCACACGCTCGCCGCCCTCGTCCTGCGGGCGGACGCTCTGGGCTCCGCGGTGGCACCTGGCGAGGAGCACGCGGTGTTCCGCTCCTACCGGGAGGCCGTGGAGGAGCACTTCCGGCAGTGGCGGCAGGTCTCCGACTACGCCTCGTCGCTCGGCTGGAGCCCGAGGACCCTCTCCCGCGCGACGCGGGCCGCGGCAGGAGTCGGCGCGAAGCGCTTCCTCGACCAGCGGGTGGCGCTCGAGGCGAAGCGCCTCCTGGCCCACACGGACATGACCGTCGCGCAGTGCGCCGCCGCTCTCGGCTTCAGCCAGCCCGCCGGCTTCACGGCGTTCTTCACCGCCCACACCGGATTGGCACCGCGGCCCTGGCGCGAGCGGGAACGCGGCGACACGCAGGGGATCGACGCTCGCCTAGGGTGA